From Paenibacillus sp.:
ACGGCGGACGAAATTTACCGGGCGCTAGCGGATCGCTTTCCGAGCATGAGCGTTGCGACCGTTTACAATAACCTGAAAGTATTTATCGAAGCCGGCCTCGTTCGCGAATTGACGTACGGGGACGATTCCAGCCGCTTCGACGCCGATATGTCGGATCATTATCATTGTATTTGCGAGCGCTGCGGCAAGATCGCCGATTTCGAATATCCGCCGTTGACGGACATCGAAGTCGCCGCCGCCAAGCATACGGGATTTCATGTGCAAGGCCACCGAATGGAAGTGTACGGCATCTGTCCCGAATGCGCGAAGGCCGCCGCGCACTGATCGAAACGCATAGGAGTACCAAGCATAGGCGTGCCGCATTCCCGAGCCCGGGGTTCGGCGCGCCTTTCGTTTTCATCCCGGAATTTTTTGACTTTCAATATGAGAATCCGCTAGGAGGTGGGCCTTTTGCTAAGAGCGACCGTACCGCCCCCGAGACGGAGGCGCC
This genomic window contains:
- the perR gene encoding peroxide-responsive transcriptional repressor PerR, producing MAMELDMALEKLKSTGVRMTPQRYAILSFLLQSMTHPTADEIYRALADRFPSMSVATVYNNLKVFIEAGLVRELTYGDDSSRFDADMSDHYHCICERCGKIADFEYPPLTDIEVAAAKHTGFHVQGHRMEVYGICPECAKAAAH